From the bacterium BMS3Abin08 genome, one window contains:
- a CDS encoding DNA-directed RNA polymerase subunit omega: MDVISLPVEYHNDKIDGRFRFVNIAAQRAKELTLGAEPKIETQSIKVTTIAIEETAQGVIDFLTGEEAAKAEEEARKLDFRRLLEESNKEPEAEDLAELEKDLKIYLHDKESGEGSESSDESLITGE, from the coding sequence ATGGATGTAATTTCATTGCCCGTTGAGTATCACAACGATAAGATTGACGGAAGGTTCCGGTTTGTGAATATTGCTGCCCAGCGCGCAAAGGAACTCACGTTGGGGGCTGAGCCGAAGATAGAGACGCAATCGATAAAGGTAACAACTATAGCAATTGAAGAGACGGCGCAGGGCGTGATTGATTTCCTGACCGGGGAAGAGGCTGCCAAGGCAGAGGAAGAGGCAAGAAAGCTTGATTTCCGGAGGCTTCTCGAGGAGAGCAATAAGGAACCCGAAGCCGAAGACCTTGCAGAACTTGAGAAGGATCTAAAGATCTACCTCCATGATAAGGAATCAGGAGAAGGGTCAGAGTCTTCTGATGAGTCCCTCATCACTGGAGAATAG
- the gmk gene encoding guanylate kinase, whose product MKGSLFIVSAPSGAGKTTLCRMLLRETPDLVFSVSYTTRAPRRGERDMKDYFFVGRDEFTAMAKRGEFLEWAEVHGNLYGTSRTRISELLDSGRDVLLDIDVQGAAQIRDKDIDAVFIFILPPSMDVLMERLTGRATDEADVIDRRLNKALEEIKDYYLYGYVIVNDRIEDALFKLKSVVIARRVSIDKVDHSWIKKTFGI is encoded by the coding sequence ATGAAGGGTTCACTCTTTATAGTCTCTGCGCCTTCAGGAGCGGGGAAGACCACCCTCTGTAGAATGTTACTCAGGGAAACCCCGGATCTGGTATTTTCCGTCTCATACACAACAAGGGCGCCACGGAGGGGTGAACGGGACATGAAGGACTACTTCTTTGTCGGTAGAGATGAATTCACGGCAATGGCAAAGAGGGGTGAGTTTCTCGAATGGGCGGAGGTCCACGGAAATCTCTACGGCACATCCCGAACCAGGATATCCGAATTACTCGACAGCGGCAGGGATGTCCTTCTTGACATCGATGTTCAGGGCGCTGCTCAGATCAGGGATAAGGATATCGATGCCGTGTTTATCTTTATACTCCCGCCTTCCATGGATGTCCTCATGGAGAGGCTTACGGGCAGGGCGACCGATGAGGCAGATGTCATAGATAGGAGATTGAACAAGGCGCTGGAAGAAATAAAAGACTATTACCTGTACGGTTATGTTATAGTAAATGATAGGATTGAGGATGCCCTTTTTAAACTTAAATCGGTGGTTATCGCCCGAAGGGTCTCAATAGATAAGGTTGATCACTCCTGGATAAAGAAGACATTCGGGATATAG
- the hisB gene encoding imidazoleglycerol-phosphate dehydratase, with protein MRKARVERKTKETQVKTSLSLDGRGSYRISTTIPFFDHMLSLMCHHGTLGLNVSAKGDTEVDYHHLVEDIGITLGETLKKALGEKVGIRRYGFSKVPMDETLTEVVIDLSGRPYLVYNVARKRGRLNDLPVSLFEEFFRALSTHAMMTLHINLHYGRDLHHIYEAIFKAFGRALKDATTIESKKIPSTKGRI; from the coding sequence GTGAGAAAGGCAAGGGTTGAGAGAAAGACAAAAGAGACCCAGGTGAAAACCAGCTTAAGCCTTGACGGAAGGGGAAGTTACAGGATAAGCACAACCATCCCCTTTTTCGATCATATGCTTTCACTGATGTGCCATCACGGCACGCTCGGCCTCAATGTATCTGCAAAGGGGGATACAGAGGTGGACTATCACCATCTTGTTGAGGATATAGGGATAACCCTGGGTGAAACCCTTAAGAAGGCCCTTGGGGAAAAGGTCGGGATAAGAAGATACGGCTTCTCCAAGGTGCCGATGGATGAGACGCTAACAGAGGTGGTGATAGATCTCAGCGGACGTCCTTACCTTGTCTATAACGTGGCCAGGAAACGGGGCAGGCTCAATGACCTCCCTGTATCCCTCTTTGAAGAATTCTTCAGGGCGCTCTCAACCCATGCAATGATGACCCTCCATATCAATCTGCATTACGGCCGGGACCTTCATCATATCTACGAAGCGATATTCAAGGCCTTTGGCAGGGCGCTTAAGGATGCAACAACCATCGAATCTAAAAAGATCCCCTCAACAAAAGGCAGGATATGA